One genomic segment of Pempheris klunzingeri isolate RE-2024b chromosome 21, fPemKlu1.hap1, whole genome shotgun sequence includes these proteins:
- the LOC139220857 gene encoding WD repeat-containing protein 37-like isoform X1 yields the protein MPVEGGSSSGSASAARHPKQKRKAHSLSIRRTNSTEERPPGIQRGDMLEGQDSKLPLSLRNNLLDLFGQIEREFENLYIENLELRREIDSLNERLTGDGQTIEGGDPTKGALKTKASHSTSQLSQKLKTTYKASTSKIVSSFKATTGSRALCQLLKEYVGHRDGIWDLSVTRTQPVVLGTASADHSALLWSIETGKCLLRYAGHAGSVNSIKFHPTEQMALTASGDQTAHIWRYMVQLPAPQPPPDVSAPCDDDQDSSDREEGEVDGEGPCEVPTVRVPTATLKSHQGVVIAADWLVGGRQVVTASWDRAANLYEVETSELVHALTGHDQELTHCCTHPTQRLVVTSSRDTTFRLWDFRDPSIHSVNVFQGHTDTVTSAVFTVGDNVVSGSDDRTVKVWDLKNMRSPIATIRTDSAVNRISVSANQRIIALPHDNRQVRLFDMSGVRLARLPRSNRMGHRRMVCCTAWNEENQSCNLFTCGFDRQAIGWNINIPALLQEK from the exons ATGCCTGTGGAGGGCGGAAGCAGCAGCGGCTCTGCGTCGGCCGCCCGTCACCCCAAGCAGAAGCGCAAGGCTCACAGTTTATCCATCCGGCGCACCAACAGCACGGAGGAGAGGCCGCCTGGCATCCAGAGAGGAGACATGCTGGAGGGACAG GACTCCAAGCTGCCCCTGTCCTTACGGAACAATCTTCTTGACCTTTTTGGCCAGATCGAGCGCGAGTTTGAAAATCTCTACATTGAAAACCTTGAAT TACGCCGGGAAATTGACTCTCTGAATGAGCGTCTGACCGGAGATGGACAGACTATCGAGGGAGGAGACCCCACCAAAGGAGCTCTGAAAACAAAAG CCAGCCACAGCACCAGTCAACTGTCACAGAAGCTGAAGACGACCTACAAAGCCTCCACCAGCAAG ATTGTGTCCAGTTTTAAAGCCACCACAGGGTCCCGGGCTTTATGCCAGCTGCTTAAGGAGTATGTGGGCCACCGGGACGGGATCTGGGACCTCAGCGTCACCCGCACTCAGCCAGTGGTCCTGGGCACAGCATCAGCAG ATCACTCCGCTCTGCTGTGGAGTATAGAGACTGGGAAATGTCTGCTGAGGTACGCAGGCCATGCAGGATCAG TCAACTCCATCAAGTTCCACCCCACAGAGCAGATGGCCCTCACAG CCTCTGGGGACCAGACAGCTCACATCTGGCGCTACATGGTGCAGCTTCCTGCTCCTCAGCCACCACCAGATGTCAGT GCTCCATGTGATGATGACCAGGACTCGTCAGACAGAGAAGAAGGTGAGGTGGATGGCGAGGGCCCCTGCGAGGTCCCCACCGTCAGGGTCCCTACGGCAACGCTGAAGAGCCACCAGGGCGTAGTGATCgcagctgattggctggtgGGAGGCCGACAAGTGGTGACAGCCTCCTGGGATCGTGCTGCCAACCTGTATGAGGTGGAGACGTCTGAACTGGTTCATGCACTCACTG gaCATGACCAGGAGCTGACCCACTGCTGTACCCACCCCACCCAGCGGCTGGTGGTCACTTCTTCCAGAGACACCACCTTCAGACTGTGGGACTTCAGAGACCCGTCCATCCACTCTGTCAATGTCTTCCAGGGACACACAGA CACGGTGACGTCGGCGGTGTTCACGGTGGGCGACAACGTGGTGTCAGGCAGTGACGACCGCACCGTCAAGGTGTGGGATTTGAAGAACATGAGGTCGCCCATAGCAACCATCCGAACGGACTCAGCTGTGAACAG GATAAGCGTCTCTGCCAACCAGAGGATCATCGCTCTGCCACACGACAATCGACAGGTCCGACTGTTTGACATGAGCGGCGTGAGGCTGGCCAGACTCCCACGCAGCAACAGGATG GGTCACAGGAGGATGGTGTGCTGCACGGCGTGGAATGAAGAGAACCAGTCGTGCAACCTGTTCACCTGCGGCTTCGACCGCCAGGCCATCGGCTGGAACATCAACATCCCCGCCCTGCTGCAGGAGAAGTGa
- the LOC139220857 gene encoding WD repeat-containing protein 37-like isoform X2, translating into MEDSKLPLSLRNNLLDLFGQIEREFENLYIENLELRREIDSLNERLTGDGQTIEGGDPTKGALKTKASHSTSQLSQKLKTTYKASTSKIVSSFKATTGSRALCQLLKEYVGHRDGIWDLSVTRTQPVVLGTASADHSALLWSIETGKCLLRYAGHAGSVNSIKFHPTEQMALTASGDQTAHIWRYMVQLPAPQPPPDVSAPCDDDQDSSDREEGEVDGEGPCEVPTVRVPTATLKSHQGVVIAADWLVGGRQVVTASWDRAANLYEVETSELVHALTGHDQELTHCCTHPTQRLVVTSSRDTTFRLWDFRDPSIHSVNVFQGHTDTVTSAVFTVGDNVVSGSDDRTVKVWDLKNMRSPIATIRTDSAVNRISVSANQRIIALPHDNRQVRLFDMSGVRLARLPRSNRMGHRRMVCCTAWNEENQSCNLFTCGFDRQAIGWNINIPALLQEK; encoded by the exons ATGGAG GACTCCAAGCTGCCCCTGTCCTTACGGAACAATCTTCTTGACCTTTTTGGCCAGATCGAGCGCGAGTTTGAAAATCTCTACATTGAAAACCTTGAAT TACGCCGGGAAATTGACTCTCTGAATGAGCGTCTGACCGGAGATGGACAGACTATCGAGGGAGGAGACCCCACCAAAGGAGCTCTGAAAACAAAAG CCAGCCACAGCACCAGTCAACTGTCACAGAAGCTGAAGACGACCTACAAAGCCTCCACCAGCAAG ATTGTGTCCAGTTTTAAAGCCACCACAGGGTCCCGGGCTTTATGCCAGCTGCTTAAGGAGTATGTGGGCCACCGGGACGGGATCTGGGACCTCAGCGTCACCCGCACTCAGCCAGTGGTCCTGGGCACAGCATCAGCAG ATCACTCCGCTCTGCTGTGGAGTATAGAGACTGGGAAATGTCTGCTGAGGTACGCAGGCCATGCAGGATCAG TCAACTCCATCAAGTTCCACCCCACAGAGCAGATGGCCCTCACAG CCTCTGGGGACCAGACAGCTCACATCTGGCGCTACATGGTGCAGCTTCCTGCTCCTCAGCCACCACCAGATGTCAGT GCTCCATGTGATGATGACCAGGACTCGTCAGACAGAGAAGAAGGTGAGGTGGATGGCGAGGGCCCCTGCGAGGTCCCCACCGTCAGGGTCCCTACGGCAACGCTGAAGAGCCACCAGGGCGTAGTGATCgcagctgattggctggtgGGAGGCCGACAAGTGGTGACAGCCTCCTGGGATCGTGCTGCCAACCTGTATGAGGTGGAGACGTCTGAACTGGTTCATGCACTCACTG gaCATGACCAGGAGCTGACCCACTGCTGTACCCACCCCACCCAGCGGCTGGTGGTCACTTCTTCCAGAGACACCACCTTCAGACTGTGGGACTTCAGAGACCCGTCCATCCACTCTGTCAATGTCTTCCAGGGACACACAGA CACGGTGACGTCGGCGGTGTTCACGGTGGGCGACAACGTGGTGTCAGGCAGTGACGACCGCACCGTCAAGGTGTGGGATTTGAAGAACATGAGGTCGCCCATAGCAACCATCCGAACGGACTCAGCTGTGAACAG GATAAGCGTCTCTGCCAACCAGAGGATCATCGCTCTGCCACACGACAATCGACAGGTCCGACTGTTTGACATGAGCGGCGTGAGGCTGGCCAGACTCCCACGCAGCAACAGGATG GGTCACAGGAGGATGGTGTGCTGCACGGCGTGGAATGAAGAGAACCAGTCGTGCAACCTGTTCACCTGCGGCTTCGACCGCCAGGCCATCGGCTGGAACATCAACATCCCCGCCCTGCTGCAGGAGAAGTGa